Proteins encoded together in one Peribacillus asahii window:
- a CDS encoding DinB family protein has product MTVTQNAVTSVNESIDRIIETVKGLSEETIRWYPTEEEWSIMQIVAHIVEALPYWVEEIEQLVQSPGQEWGRNHLHEGRLQAVSSTTVDAISVAELLQALEEVKQKVESGIGNLTAEQLAAEAPSRNPNFGTKPLSFIIDHLIDQHVNKHEGQIQRNLSKLN; this is encoded by the coding sequence ATGACAGTGACACAAAATGCAGTTACATCTGTTAATGAATCGATTGATCGTATTATCGAAACGGTGAAAGGGTTATCGGAAGAAACGATTCGTTGGTATCCAACAGAGGAAGAATGGTCTATTATGCAAATTGTCGCTCATATCGTCGAAGCATTACCGTATTGGGTAGAAGAGATTGAACAGCTTGTTCAATCTCCTGGTCAAGAATGGGGAAGAAATCATTTACATGAAGGGCGACTGCAAGCGGTAAGTTCTACAACGGTGGATGCGATAAGTGTTGCGGAGCTGTTACAAGCGCTAGAAGAGGTTAAACAAAAAGTAGAATCAGGTATTGGGAACTTGACAGCGGAGCAGCTTGCTGCTGAGGCACCAAGCAGAAATCCTAATTTTGGTACGAAACCACTTTCATTTATTATTGATCATTTAATTGATCAGCACGTGAACAAACATGAAGGTCAAATTCAACGCAATTTATCAAAATTAAATTAA